A single window of Carassius gibelio isolate Cgi1373 ecotype wild population from Czech Republic chromosome A19, carGib1.2-hapl.c, whole genome shotgun sequence DNA harbors:
- the LOC127935160 gene encoding peptide-N(4)-(N-acetyl-beta-glucosaminyl)asparagine amidase isoform X2 — protein sequence MLSCLIIGTGGLFCLNPNEDKYRSIRIGNPTFSTKLLPVKGAVECLFEMGFEEAETHLVFPKSASVERLKQVRETIASERDQRLGASKAASSQQSARVPPSPAPPPPPSASSAGSASAAAAIPTPAPAALPFTSSSVTFLRTLQSNFQHVLIYESPELQQKALNCIPHELLRTRAKERLKQAKDADPACTLGEEDMLVLDLLQWFKGDFFSWVDNLPCSRCGGATQPSGPLPPSNDDLHWDAGRVENHFCHTCQLSTRFPRYNHPEKLLETRKGRCGEWANCFTLLCRALGLEARYIWDSTDHVWTEVYSQSQQRWLHCDPCENTCDKPLLYEVGWGKKLSYILAFSKDQVVDVTWRYSCKHPEVLSRRTQVQEIWLLHKLNGLNATRQRSLGAERKQQLLQRLLVELVEFISPKTSKSGELGGRISGSLAWRVARGESGARNTEVDAQECVFIPTESEKEKKLFHICYNVIKNCYFRQSNGQETIPGWQRGAWRTENMFRKEEQDWQMVYLARTEGSSSGRISWKFNCAPVGMKIKSASVRAFSQTFHSGSIRWSLRSAETTIEFPGDGELHSSSSLSGGKELIVEAELTGGECEVSWQHAQLFRQSLKDTEKVLFEILVEMEES from the exons ATGTTGTCATGCCTGATTATTGGAACCGGCGGTCTCTTCTGTCT AAACCCAAATGAGGATAAATACAGATCAATCCGTATCGGAAACCCAACATTTTCCACGAAGCTTCTGCCTGTCAAAGGAGCAGTTGAATGTCTCTTTGAGATGGGATTTGAGGAG GCTGAAACCCACCTGGTGTTTCCTAAGTCTGCATCTGTGGAGAGGCTGAAGCAGGTGCGGGAGACAATTGCATCTGAAAGGGACCAGAGACTTGGTGCGAGTAAAGCTGCATCCAGCCAACAAAGTGCCAGGGTTCCTCCAAGTCCtgccccaccaccaccaccctcCGCTTCTTCTGCAGGCTCTGCTTCTGCTGCTGCCGCCATCCCTACACCTGCACCAGCAGCTCTGCCATTCACA TCAAGCAGCGTGACATTTCTTAGGACTCTACAGTCAAACTTCCAGCATGTGTTGATATACGAGAGCCCTGAATTGCAGCAGAAGGCTCTGAACTGCATACCTCATGAACTGCTCAGGACCAGGGCTAAAGAACGCTTGAaacaagccaaggatgcagatcCAG CATGTACTCTAGGTGAGGAGGACATGTTAGTTCTCGATCTGTTGCAGTGGTTCAAAGGGGACTTCTTTTCCTGGGTGGACAATCTGCCATGCAGCCGATGTGGAGGTGCAACCCAGCCTTCTGGACCCCTCCCTCCCTCAAATGATGACCTACACTGGGACGCTGGTCGTGTAGAGAACCACTTCTGTCACACCTGCCAGCTCTCCACTAGATTCCCAAG GTACAATCACCCAGAGAAGCTTCTGGAGACCAGGAAAGGGCGTTGTGGGGAATGGGCCAACTGTTTCACGCTGCTCTGCCGAGCTTTAGGCCTCGAGGCCAGATATATCTGGGACAGCACGG ATCACGTGTGGACTGAGGTGTACTCTCAGTCACAGCAACGCTGGCTACACTGTGACCCTTGTGAGAACACGTGCGATAAACCCCTCCTGTATGAAGTCGGCTGGGGGAAGAAACTCTCCTACATCCTGGCGTTCTCTAAGGACCAGGTTGTGGATGTGACATGGAGGTACTCCTGTAAACACCCAGAGGTCCTTTCCAGACGCACACAGGTACAGGAGATATGGCTGCTTCATAAGCTTAACGGTCTCAACGCTACG AGGCAGCGGTCTCTAGGAGCAGAGAGGAAGCAGCAGCTGTTGCAAAGACTCCTGGTCGAGCTAGTGGAGTTTATTTCTCCCAAAACGTCTAAATCTGGAGAGCTGGGAGGTCGCATCTCAGGATCTCTGGCTTGGAGGGTGGCTCGAGGGGAGTCTGGAGCAAGAAACACTGAAGTG GATGCACAGGAATGTGTCTTCATTCCTACAGAATCTGAAAAGGAAAAGAAGTTGTTCCACATTTGCTACAATGTAATCAAAAACTGTTACTTCAGACAGAGCAATGGCCAAGAGACTATCCCAGGATGGCAGAGAGGTGCTTGGAGGACAGAAAATATGTTCAGGAAAGAAGAGCAAGACTGGCAGATG GTGTATTTGGCACGAACAGAGGGCTCTTCCTCCGGGAGGATAAGCTGGAAGTTTAACTGCGCTCCAGTAGGGATGAAGATAAAGTCTGCTTCGGTCCGAGCCTTCAGCCAGACCTTCCATTCAGGCAGCATTCGCTGGAGTTTACGATCCGCCGAGACCACCATAGAGTTCCCTGGAG ATGGTGAACTGCACTCCTCTTCAAGCCTGTCCGGAGGCAAAGAGCTGATCGTGGAGGCGGAGCTCACAGGAGGAGAGTGTGAAGTGTCATGGCAACACGCTCAGCTCTTCAGGCAGAGTTTAAAAGACACAGAGaaagttttatttgaaattttggtTGAAATGGAAGAGTCTTAG
- the LOC127935160 gene encoding peptide-N(4)-(N-acetyl-beta-glucosaminyl)asparagine amidase isoform X3 translates to MGFEEAETHLVFPKSASVERLKQVRETIASERDQRLGASKAASSQQSARVPPSPAPPPPPSASSAGSASAAAAIPTPAPAALPFTSSSVTFLRTLQSNFQHVLIYESPELQQKALNCIPHELLRTRAKERLKQAKDADPACTLGEEDMLVLDLLQWFKGDFFSWVDNLPCSRCGGATQPSGPLPPSNDDLHWDAGRVENHFCHTCQLSTRFPRYNHPEKLLETRKGRCGEWANCFTLLCRALGLEARYIWDSTDHVWTEVYSQSQQRWLHCDPCENTCDKPLLYEVGWGKKLSYILAFSKDQVVDVTWRYSCKHPEVLSRRTQVQEIWLLHKLNGLNATRQRSLGAERKQQLLQRLLVELVEFISPKTSKSGELGGRISGSLAWRVARGESGARNTEVDAQECVFIPTESEKEKKLFHICYNVIKNCYFRQSNGQETIPGWQRGAWRTENMFRKEEQDWQMVYLARTEGSSSGRISWKFNCAPVGMKIKSASVRAFSQTFHSGSIRWSLRSAETTIEFPGDGELHSSSSLSGGKELIVEAELTGGECEVSWQHAQLFRQSLKDTEKVLFEILVEMEES, encoded by the exons ATGGGATTTGAGGAG GCTGAAACCCACCTGGTGTTTCCTAAGTCTGCATCTGTGGAGAGGCTGAAGCAGGTGCGGGAGACAATTGCATCTGAAAGGGACCAGAGACTTGGTGCGAGTAAAGCTGCATCCAGCCAACAAAGTGCCAGGGTTCCTCCAAGTCCtgccccaccaccaccaccctcCGCTTCTTCTGCAGGCTCTGCTTCTGCTGCTGCCGCCATCCCTACACCTGCACCAGCAGCTCTGCCATTCACA TCAAGCAGCGTGACATTTCTTAGGACTCTACAGTCAAACTTCCAGCATGTGTTGATATACGAGAGCCCTGAATTGCAGCAGAAGGCTCTGAACTGCATACCTCATGAACTGCTCAGGACCAGGGCTAAAGAACGCTTGAaacaagccaaggatgcagatcCAG CATGTACTCTAGGTGAGGAGGACATGTTAGTTCTCGATCTGTTGCAGTGGTTCAAAGGGGACTTCTTTTCCTGGGTGGACAATCTGCCATGCAGCCGATGTGGAGGTGCAACCCAGCCTTCTGGACCCCTCCCTCCCTCAAATGATGACCTACACTGGGACGCTGGTCGTGTAGAGAACCACTTCTGTCACACCTGCCAGCTCTCCACTAGATTCCCAAG GTACAATCACCCAGAGAAGCTTCTGGAGACCAGGAAAGGGCGTTGTGGGGAATGGGCCAACTGTTTCACGCTGCTCTGCCGAGCTTTAGGCCTCGAGGCCAGATATATCTGGGACAGCACGG ATCACGTGTGGACTGAGGTGTACTCTCAGTCACAGCAACGCTGGCTACACTGTGACCCTTGTGAGAACACGTGCGATAAACCCCTCCTGTATGAAGTCGGCTGGGGGAAGAAACTCTCCTACATCCTGGCGTTCTCTAAGGACCAGGTTGTGGATGTGACATGGAGGTACTCCTGTAAACACCCAGAGGTCCTTTCCAGACGCACACAGGTACAGGAGATATGGCTGCTTCATAAGCTTAACGGTCTCAACGCTACG AGGCAGCGGTCTCTAGGAGCAGAGAGGAAGCAGCAGCTGTTGCAAAGACTCCTGGTCGAGCTAGTGGAGTTTATTTCTCCCAAAACGTCTAAATCTGGAGAGCTGGGAGGTCGCATCTCAGGATCTCTGGCTTGGAGGGTGGCTCGAGGGGAGTCTGGAGCAAGAAACACTGAAGTG GATGCACAGGAATGTGTCTTCATTCCTACAGAATCTGAAAAGGAAAAGAAGTTGTTCCACATTTGCTACAATGTAATCAAAAACTGTTACTTCAGACAGAGCAATGGCCAAGAGACTATCCCAGGATGGCAGAGAGGTGCTTGGAGGACAGAAAATATGTTCAGGAAAGAAGAGCAAGACTGGCAGATG GTGTATTTGGCACGAACAGAGGGCTCTTCCTCCGGGAGGATAAGCTGGAAGTTTAACTGCGCTCCAGTAGGGATGAAGATAAAGTCTGCTTCGGTCCGAGCCTTCAGCCAGACCTTCCATTCAGGCAGCATTCGCTGGAGTTTACGATCCGCCGAGACCACCATAGAGTTCCCTGGAG ATGGTGAACTGCACTCCTCTTCAAGCCTGTCCGGAGGCAAAGAGCTGATCGTGGAGGCGGAGCTCACAGGAGGAGAGTGTGAAGTGTCATGGCAACACGCTCAGCTCTTCAGGCAGAGTTTAAAAGACACAGAGaaagttttatttgaaattttggtTGAAATGGAAGAGTCTTAG
- the LOC127935625 gene encoding activity-dependent neuroprotector homeobox protein 2 yields MYQFPVRGLEKIRRTRRKVKNILGEFGLEECLSLGQELQEYYPGDNVFDATDWCSLSDGFDGRWKKKWEYRTRGLCCTLCEFSARSWHAYKTHIQRCHDEEERLCKLAACTSCPFIAPPRVVSRHLKLFHVEETKLPFETPTVPQLPPKAVNGTTFQCRRCHIQDTLLYSVKKHVLLYHYTSTLNKYAGQRSERELVALGDRSQKFYCKKCYVSAETSEHLLYHLLTSEKHKELDVHIRALIFETESKKPYPALAPKTQSTPAVLMMKDQPGMPTTLATGGVTGPENGGSAVIATPGTSQSLFSTQASALLQLASAEAKGLLKPGVPLSFQNTQIARPAMPPAPSGIPPNQVSVRVGLPSQSPLQPVSRQIVLPPGVRLNVPAVRPQAPQSLTANPRMPLNQPASGGTMLTSQSLLSHLIPTGNKVDGLPTYTLAPLQVLSVQGNNSQGVSKPPLPASQNNLPVHQNKQNNSLQAPKQTKKWITCPICNELFPSDIYESHPQVHKEAAKMPKIGLAARAPFLKKMPDKTVKCLTCKILISEKGVFEHLLHGMNCLFCSGLFYSIKQLVDHIQREHNVNQKSNCDFMRREYRLYTDDSGNLLFPYFDIRTTAPKLVMGEKEINLALVTGSLDLIFVKMLPNNPLAVSKLSTPCNVPTPQPDSTECPFCSEKLLNKECYQMHLKEKHFIVPTLHAILKTPSYRCLYCGGVYTGKTTTKAIIVHLAKCRSAPKSLKDSDKLNLGLAVTPRGNRSVVSYPAHPKQITGPTPTAVQASVPAILPPETEAEVQSKLRLEIAFREAMEANKREREERLARKRKLERDRLAGLTIPSPEAVVDPSVQLALDPTGMELSSFEERREFVNKYFNTQPYPLKKEILALSSRLMINKTDIACQISSKRTRCMKNMQKTKAVVLLGFNMAELMKLKHNLHIPEIEPEKLITVPDTEMEDLQE; encoded by the exons ATGTACCAGTTTCCAGTCAGAGGGTTGGAGAAGATCCGCAGAACAAGGCGAAAAGTGAAAAACATTCTTGGGGAATTTGGGCTTGAAGAATGTCTTAGTTTGGGCCAG gaactCCAGGAATATTACCCCGGAGACAATGTTTTTGATGCCACAGACTGGTGCAGTTTATCTGATGGGTTTGATGGCCGGTGGAAAAAgaag TGGGAATATCGGACACGAGGATTATGCTGCACCTTATGTGAGTTCTCTGCAAGATCCTGGCATGCATACAAAACCCATATTCAGCGCTGCCATGATGAAGAAGAGCGTTTGTGCAAGCTTGCAGCTTGTACTTCTTGCCCATTCATAGCCCCCCCCAGAGTAGTCTCCAGGCACCTCAAATTGTTCCATGTTGAGGAAACAAAGTTGCCCTTCGAAACTCCGACTGTCCCACAGCTGCCTCCAAAGGCTGTAAATGGCACTACGTTTCAGTGCCGAAGATGCCATATACAAGATACTCTCTTGTATAGTGTGAAAAAGCATGTTCTTCTTTATCACTACACTTCCACTTTGAATAAATACGCTGGGCAGAGATCAGAGCGGGAACTTGTGGCCCTAGGAGACAGGTCTCAGAAATTCTACTGCAAAAAGTGTTATGTATCAGCGGAGACATCCGAACACTTGCTGTATCATCTCCTAACCTCAGAAAAGCACAAGGAACTTGATGTTCATATCAGAGCTCTAATTTTTGAAACAGAAAGTAAGAAACCGTACCCTGCTCTAGCACCGAAAACGCAAAGCACTCCTGCTGTCTTGATGATGAAAGATCAGCCAGGGATGCCCACTACACTGGCCACTGGTGGAGTTACAGGACCAGAAAATGGTGGTTCTGCAGTCATTGCTACCCCTGGAACCAGCCAGTCGTTATTCTCAACTCAAGCTTCTGCTCTGCTTCAGCTTGCAAGCGCTGAGGCGAAGGGTTTACTAAAGCCTGGAGTCCCACTGTCCTTTCAGAACACCCAAATTGCCAGACCTGCCATGCCTCCTGCTCCTAGCGGCATTCCTCCCAATCAGGTGTCCGTCAGAGTAGGCCTACCTAGCCAGTCACCTCTGCAACCAGTTTCCCGCCAAATTGTCTTACCACCAGGTGTGCGCCTCAATGTACCTGCTGTTAGGCCACAGGCACCTCAGTCCCTCACTGCAAATCCAAGAATGCCCCTAAATCAACCTGCTTCTGGAGGCACCATGTTAACCTCTCAATCCCTTCTGAGCCATTTGATCCCCACTGGCAACAAAGTCGACGGCTTGCCCACCTACACTCTTGCACCTTTGCAGGTCCTGTCGGTCCAAGGAAATAACTCCCAAGGAGTCAGCAAGCCACCCTTGCCTGCATCCCAGAACAACCTACCTgttcatcaaaacaaacaaaacaactctTTGCAAGCCCCTAAGCAAACCAAGAAGTGGATCACGTGTCCTATTTGTAATGAGCTCTTCCCATCTGATATCTATGAGTCCCATCCACAGGTTCACAAAGAGGCAGCTAAAATGCCCAAGATCGGTCTAGCTGCTCGTGCTCCATTTTTGAAAAAGATGCCAGACAAGACGGTGAAATGCCTGACTTGTAAGATCTTGATTTCAGAAAAGGGAGTCTTTGAACACCTGCTTCATGGCATGAACTGCTTGTTCTGTTCGGGGCTCTTTTACTCAATCAAGCAGCTTGTCGACCATATCCAGAGGGAACATAATGTGAACCAAAAGAGCAACTGTGACTTCATGAGGCGTGAATACCGACTCTATACTGATGATTCGGGGAATCTGCTTTTCCCTTATTTCGACATCAGGACCACGGCTCCTAAACTAGTTATGGGTGAAAAGGAGATCAATCTTGCATTGGTCACAGGCTCCCTCGATCTGATCTTTGTGAAGATGTTGCCCAACAATCCTCTGGCTGTTAGCAAGCTGTCCACACCATGCAATGTGCCCACACCCCAGCCTGACAGCACAGAGTGCCCCTTCTGCTCAGAGAAGCTTCTGAACAAGGAATGTTATCAAATGCACCTCAAAGAGAAGCATTTCATTGTGCCCACTCTGCATGCTATACTTAAAACTCCATCGTACAGATGCCTCTACTGTGGTGGTGTGTACACTGGGAAAACCACTACCAAGGCCATCATTGTCCACTTGGCTAAATGCCGCAGTGCACCGAAGAGTCTCAAGGATAGTGATAAATTGAATTTAGGATTAGCTGTTACTCCTAGAGGAAACCGATCAGTTGTATCATACCCAGCTCATCCAAAACAAATCACTGGTCCAACCCCGACTGCAGTTCAAGCTTCTGTTCCTGCCATTCTTCCACCAGAAACAGAAGCAGAGGTGCAGAGCAAGCTGCGCCTTGAAATAGCCTTCAGAGAAGCTATGGAGGCAAATAAGAGAGAGCGGGAGGAACGTTTGGCAAGGAAGAGAAAACTTGAGCGAGACAGGTTGGCTGGTCTGACTATCCCCTCACCTGAAGCAGTAGTCGATCCTTCCGTACAATTAGCATTGGATCCTACTGGAATGGAGTTGAGCTCTTTTGAAGAACGTCGTGAGTTTGTCAATAAGTACTTTAATACACAGCCTTACCCGCTCAAGAAGGAGATTCTTGCCCTGAGTAGCCGCTTGATGATTAACAAAACTGACATTGCTTGCCAGATTAGCTCAAAGCGTACCAGATGTATGAAGAACATGCAGAAAACTAAGGCTGTGGTACTTTTAGGCTTCAATATGGCAGAGCTGATGAAATTAAAGCATAATCTCCACATCCCAGAGATTGAGCCGGAGAAGTTGATCACCGTGCCAGACACAGAGATGGAGGACCTCCAGGAGTAA
- the LOC127935160 gene encoding peptide-N(4)-(N-acetyl-beta-glucosaminyl)asparagine amidase isoform X1 — translation MSGSQGVNALCENPTEVFLDVSKLLITYADNILRNPNEDKYRSIRIGNPTFSTKLLPVKGAVECLFEMGFEEAETHLVFPKSASVERLKQVRETIASERDQRLGASKAASSQQSARVPPSPAPPPPPSASSAGSASAAAAIPTPAPAALPFTSSSVTFLRTLQSNFQHVLIYESPELQQKALNCIPHELLRTRAKERLKQAKDADPACTLGEEDMLVLDLLQWFKGDFFSWVDNLPCSRCGGATQPSGPLPPSNDDLHWDAGRVENHFCHTCQLSTRFPRYNHPEKLLETRKGRCGEWANCFTLLCRALGLEARYIWDSTDHVWTEVYSQSQQRWLHCDPCENTCDKPLLYEVGWGKKLSYILAFSKDQVVDVTWRYSCKHPEVLSRRTQVQEIWLLHKLNGLNATRQRSLGAERKQQLLQRLLVELVEFISPKTSKSGELGGRISGSLAWRVARGESGARNTEVDAQECVFIPTESEKEKKLFHICYNVIKNCYFRQSNGQETIPGWQRGAWRTENMFRKEEQDWQMVYLARTEGSSSGRISWKFNCAPVGMKIKSASVRAFSQTFHSGSIRWSLRSAETTIEFPGDGELHSSSSLSGGKELIVEAELTGGECEVSWQHAQLFRQSLKDTEKVLFEILVEMEES, via the exons ATGTCTGGGTCTCAAGGAGTCAATGCTTTGTGTGAAAATCCCACTGAAGTGTTTCTAGATGTTTCTAAATTGCTCATTACATACGCGGACAATATTCTTAG AAACCCAAATGAGGATAAATACAGATCAATCCGTATCGGAAACCCAACATTTTCCACGAAGCTTCTGCCTGTCAAAGGAGCAGTTGAATGTCTCTTTGAGATGGGATTTGAGGAG GCTGAAACCCACCTGGTGTTTCCTAAGTCTGCATCTGTGGAGAGGCTGAAGCAGGTGCGGGAGACAATTGCATCTGAAAGGGACCAGAGACTTGGTGCGAGTAAAGCTGCATCCAGCCAACAAAGTGCCAGGGTTCCTCCAAGTCCtgccccaccaccaccaccctcCGCTTCTTCTGCAGGCTCTGCTTCTGCTGCTGCCGCCATCCCTACACCTGCACCAGCAGCTCTGCCATTCACA TCAAGCAGCGTGACATTTCTTAGGACTCTACAGTCAAACTTCCAGCATGTGTTGATATACGAGAGCCCTGAATTGCAGCAGAAGGCTCTGAACTGCATACCTCATGAACTGCTCAGGACCAGGGCTAAAGAACGCTTGAaacaagccaaggatgcagatcCAG CATGTACTCTAGGTGAGGAGGACATGTTAGTTCTCGATCTGTTGCAGTGGTTCAAAGGGGACTTCTTTTCCTGGGTGGACAATCTGCCATGCAGCCGATGTGGAGGTGCAACCCAGCCTTCTGGACCCCTCCCTCCCTCAAATGATGACCTACACTGGGACGCTGGTCGTGTAGAGAACCACTTCTGTCACACCTGCCAGCTCTCCACTAGATTCCCAAG GTACAATCACCCAGAGAAGCTTCTGGAGACCAGGAAAGGGCGTTGTGGGGAATGGGCCAACTGTTTCACGCTGCTCTGCCGAGCTTTAGGCCTCGAGGCCAGATATATCTGGGACAGCACGG ATCACGTGTGGACTGAGGTGTACTCTCAGTCACAGCAACGCTGGCTACACTGTGACCCTTGTGAGAACACGTGCGATAAACCCCTCCTGTATGAAGTCGGCTGGGGGAAGAAACTCTCCTACATCCTGGCGTTCTCTAAGGACCAGGTTGTGGATGTGACATGGAGGTACTCCTGTAAACACCCAGAGGTCCTTTCCAGACGCACACAGGTACAGGAGATATGGCTGCTTCATAAGCTTAACGGTCTCAACGCTACG AGGCAGCGGTCTCTAGGAGCAGAGAGGAAGCAGCAGCTGTTGCAAAGACTCCTGGTCGAGCTAGTGGAGTTTATTTCTCCCAAAACGTCTAAATCTGGAGAGCTGGGAGGTCGCATCTCAGGATCTCTGGCTTGGAGGGTGGCTCGAGGGGAGTCTGGAGCAAGAAACACTGAAGTG GATGCACAGGAATGTGTCTTCATTCCTACAGAATCTGAAAAGGAAAAGAAGTTGTTCCACATTTGCTACAATGTAATCAAAAACTGTTACTTCAGACAGAGCAATGGCCAAGAGACTATCCCAGGATGGCAGAGAGGTGCTTGGAGGACAGAAAATATGTTCAGGAAAGAAGAGCAAGACTGGCAGATG GTGTATTTGGCACGAACAGAGGGCTCTTCCTCCGGGAGGATAAGCTGGAAGTTTAACTGCGCTCCAGTAGGGATGAAGATAAAGTCTGCTTCGGTCCGAGCCTTCAGCCAGACCTTCCATTCAGGCAGCATTCGCTGGAGTTTACGATCCGCCGAGACCACCATAGAGTTCCCTGGAG ATGGTGAACTGCACTCCTCTTCAAGCCTGTCCGGAGGCAAAGAGCTGATCGTGGAGGCGGAGCTCACAGGAGGAGAGTGTGAAGTGTCATGGCAACACGCTCAGCTCTTCAGGCAGAGTTTAAAAGACACAGAGaaagttttatttgaaattttggtTGAAATGGAAGAGTCTTAG
- the LOC127935015 gene encoding nuclear transport factor 2, with product MAEKPIWEQIGSGFVQHYYQQFDTDRVKLSDLYTDASCLTWEGEGFQGKTAIMTKLTSLPFQSIQHSITAQDHHPTPDSCVMSMVMGQLKADQDQVMGFQQVFLLKNVDNKWVCTNDMFRLALHNFGA from the exons ATGGCAGAAAAACCGATATGGGAGCAAATCGGCAGTGGATTCGTGCAACACTATTATCAGCAGTTTGATACAGACCGCGTGAAGCTCTCTGATCTGTAT aCCGATGCTTCCTGTTTGACATGGGAAGGAGAGGGGTTTCAAGGGAAGACCGCAATCATGACCAAACTAACT AGCCTTCCCTTTCAGTCCATTCAGCACAGCATCACCGCTCAGGACCATCACCCCACTCCAGACAGCTGTGTCATGAGTATGGTCATGGGCCAGCTCAAA GCTGATCAAGACCAAGTTATGGGCTTTCAGCAAGTCTTCTTGCTGAAGAATGTAGATAACAAATGGGTCTGCACCAATGACATGTTCCGATTAGCTCTTCATAACTTTGGAGCATAG
- the LOC127935903 gene encoding cytosolic non-specific dipeptidase: protein MSYLPTLFKYVDEHQEDYVKRLSQWVAVQSVSAWPEKRGEIKKMMEIAAKDIERLGGTVEMVDIGMQKLPGGEEIPLPPIVLGRLGSDPGKKTVCIYGHLDVQPANTEDGWDSPPFTLVEKDGKMYGRGSTDDKGPVLAWFNIIEAYQKIGQELPINIKFCFEGMEESGSEGLDELVFSRKDTFFKDVNYICISDNYWLGKTKPCITYGLRGVCYFYVEVECCDKDLHSGVFGGSVHEAMTDLIGLMGSLVDNKGKILIPGLYDQVAKLTDEEKKLYEKIEFDMEEYARDIGAGKLLHDTKEQILMHRWRYPSLSLHGIEGAFSETGAKTVIPRKVNGKFSIRLVPDMDPKVVEKQVITHVEKKFAELQSPNKLKVYMGHGARAWVSDFNHPHYMAGRKAMKTVFGVEPDLTREGCSIPVTLTFQEATGQNVMLLPVGSSDDGAHSQNEKLNRSNYIQGTKMLGAYFYEVSQLS, encoded by the exons ATGTCTTACCTTCCAACTCTCTTTAAATACGTCGATGAGCACCAGGAAGACTATGTGAAG CGCCTGTCACAATGGGTTGCTgtacagagtgtgtctgcctggCCAGAGAAACGAGGAGAAATAAAGAAGATGATGGAGATAGCAGCCAAAGACATTGAGAGACTGGGAGGAACTGTGGAGATGGTTGACATTGGCATGCAGaag tTGCCAGGTGGTGAAGAGATCCCTCTTCCTCCAATAGTTCTGGGCAGACTTGGCTCAGACCCAGGCAAGAAGACAGTGTGTATTTATGGGCACTTGGATGTGCAGCCAGCCAACACTGAGGATGGCTGGGACTCACCGCCCTTCACCCTGGTGGAGAAAGACG GTAAAATGTACGGACGTGGATCTACTGATGATAAAGGCCCTGTATTAGCCTGGTTCAACATCATTGAGGCCTATCAGAAGATAGGACAG GAACTGCCCATCAATATAAAGTTCTGCTTTGAGGGAATGGAGGAGTCTGGATCAGAAGGATTGGACGAGCTGGTTTTCTCTCGCAAAGATACTTTCTTTAAGGATGTGAACTATATCTGCATTTCTGATAACTACTGGCTTGGGAAGACCAAGCCCTGCATTACCTATGGCCTGAGAGGAGTCTGCTACTTCTACGTTGAG GTGGAATGCTGTGATAAAGATCTTCACTCTGGAGTGTTTGGAGGATCTGTTCATGAGGCCATGACTGACCTCATAGGTTTGATGG ggtcttTGGTGGATAACAAAGGGAAAATTTTAATACCAGGGTTATATGACCAGGTGGCTAAATTGACTGATGAAGAGAAGAAGCTCTACGAAAAGATCGAGTTTGACATGGAAGAATATGCCAGAGATATTGGAGCTGGCAAACTGCTTCATGACACAAAG GAGCAAATTCTGATGCATCGTTGGAGATACCCATCCCTGTCTCTGCATGGCATAGAGGGAGCGTTCTCTGAGACAGGAGCCAAAACGGTCATTCCCCGCAAGGTCAATGGCAAGTTCTCTATCCGCCTGGTCCCTGACATGGATCCGAAAGTGGTGGAGAAACAg GTAATTACCCATGTAGAGAAGAAATTCGCCGAACTGCAAAGTCCCAACAAACTGAAAGTGTACATGGGACATGGAGCCAGGGCCTGGGTGTCTGACTTTAACCATCCTCACTACATGGCTGGCAGAAAGGCCATGAAGACTG TGTTTGGTGTGGAGCCTGACCTCACCCGTGAGGGATGTAGTATCCCTGTGACTCTGACCTTCCAGGAAGCAACCGGCCAGAATGTCATGCTGCTGCCTGTCGGTTCCTCTGACGACGGAGCTCACTCACAGAATGAGAAACTCAACAG ATCCAACTATATTCAGGGCACCAAGATGTTGGGAGCTTACTTCTATGAAGTATCTCAGCTTAGCTAA
- the LOC127934937 gene encoding thioredoxin-like protein 4A: MSYMLPHLHNGWQVDQAILSEEDRVIVIRFGHDWDPTCMKMDEVLYSIAEKVKNFAVIYLVDITEVPDFNKMYELYDPCTVMFFFRNKHIMIDLGTGNNNKINWTMEDKQEMIDIVETVYRGARKGRGLVVSPKDYSTKYRY, encoded by the exons ATGTCGTACATGCTCCCTCACCTTCACAATGGCTGGCAAGTGGACCAGGCTATTTTATCAGAGGAAGACCGTGTGATAGTTATACGATTCGGCCACGATTGGGACCCTACGTGCATGAAAATGGATGAAGTGCTGTACAGCATCGCCGAAAAG GTGAAGAATTTTGCAGTCATTTATCTTGTGGACATCACAGAAGTGCCAGATTTCAACAAGATGTACGAGTTGTATGATCCTTGCACAGTCATGTTCTTTTTCAG GAACAAGCATATCATGATTGATCTTGGCACTGGTAACAACAACAAGATCAACTGGACCATGGAAGACAAGCAAGAGATGATAGACATTGTTGAGACCGTCTACAGGGGGGCGAGAAAAGGACGGGGTCTCGTAGTGTCCCCTAAAGATTACTCAACAAAATACAGATACTGA